One window of the Candidatus Phycorickettsia trachydisci genome contains the following:
- a CDS encoding AEC family transporter produces MLTVFDTIFPIFVIMMIGKLTKTYWLSAEEFWRGMESMSYFLLFPCALFNYIVSADLSSSDILHVIYVLMMATTLLVTGLAIYQKQYAIEGAAFTSIMQGSIRYNNYIFFGVTSTLFQNKGLAIASVIALYMIVFTNIISILTCNVCLDRKKIQEDYLSNMASLIKKLTLNPMIFSSILALICNKFEVKIDKTMQSILDSLASAALTMGIITVGSGLRFHVADFDKLKLIFVTSVNKLLIFPILTILLLSFYRIDGLPKLVGLIYSGVPCATTSYILAKQLGGDAELMASIITFTTVLSVLTLSFLIYFFR; encoded by the coding sequence ATGTTAACAGTTTTTGATACGATATTTCCTATCTTTGTCATAATGATGATAGGTAAGCTGACTAAAACTTATTGGCTCAGTGCTGAAGAATTTTGGCGAGGAATGGAAAGTATGTCGTACTTTTTGCTTTTTCCATGCGCTCTTTTTAACTATATCGTCTCAGCAGATCTAAGCTCTTCTGACATCCTGCATGTTATATATGTTTTAATGATGGCAACGACTTTGCTGGTAACGGGGCTTGCTATATATCAAAAACAATATGCTATAGAAGGAGCGGCTTTTACTTCGATAATGCAGGGAAGTATAAGGTATAATAACTACATTTTCTTCGGGGTCACAAGTACCTTATTCCAAAACAAAGGGCTTGCTATTGCTTCAGTTATCGCTCTTTACATGATAGTGTTTACCAATATTATCTCAATTTTAACCTGCAATGTTTGTTTAGATAGAAAAAAAATTCAGGAAGACTATTTATCCAACATGGCTTCACTTATTAAAAAGTTGACGCTTAATCCTATGATTTTTAGCAGCATTTTAGCCTTAATTTGCAATAAATTTGAGGTAAAGATTGATAAAACAATGCAAAGCATTTTAGATAGTCTTGCAAGTGCAGCTTTGACTATGGGTATTATCACTGTTGGTTCAGGTTTGAGGTTTCACGTAGCAGATTTCGATAAGTTAAAGCTTATTTTTGTAACAAGCGTCAATAAGCTTTTGATATTTCCGATACTGACAATTTTATTATTATCATTTTATAGGATTGATGGTCTGCCAAAATTGGTAGGTCTTATTTACAGCGGTGTTCCTTGCGCAACAACATCTTATATTCTAGCAAAGCAGCTTGGAGGAGATGCGGAACTTATGGCTTCGATCATTACTTTTACCACGGTGCTATCCGTGTTGACATTATCTTTTTTAATCTATTTTTTT
- a CDS encoding metal ABC transporter substrate-binding protein, with product MYKAVVSIILLFNVNAAMAQFRIAASNTPIASIVSLIVKDKAQVTSICNVNNGCAHHYSVKPNQVSEVQNADILVYINDSFETFMPKLLSSGKKQMILRLSDIELVSVQDNWHVWLSIENIRRIAGYVLLNLIKFDSANTDFYSQNYQDVLKMLDGMEKSTQNLKNLKDVVLLDDSLEHFFSNFTTDIKRFYSAAEHMKPQELENLKELIKTRHPKCIFMSSKQDASKLSEYLKNQTRVVSLDTESWETQPPYDKVLEQKMINMINAAASCL from the coding sequence ATGTATAAAGCAGTAGTATCTATAATTTTATTGTTTAACGTAAATGCAGCCATGGCACAGTTTCGTATAGCTGCAAGTAATACGCCCATTGCAAGTATTGTAAGCTTAATTGTTAAAGATAAGGCTCAAGTAACAAGTATTTGTAATGTAAATAATGGGTGCGCACATCATTACTCTGTTAAACCAAACCAAGTTTCAGAAGTTCAAAATGCAGACATATTAGTATACATTAATGATAGCTTTGAGACCTTTATGCCAAAGCTCTTATCAAGCGGTAAAAAACAAATGATTTTGAGATTGAGTGATATAGAGTTAGTGAGTGTGCAAGATAATTGGCATGTCTGGCTTTCCATTGAAAACATCAGGCGTATTGCTGGTTACGTGCTACTAAACCTGATTAAGTTTGATTCGGCTAATACAGATTTTTATTCACAAAACTATCAAGACGTTCTAAAGATGTTGGATGGTATGGAAAAATCTACACAAAATTTAAAAAACTTAAAAGATGTAGTATTGCTTGATGATAGCTTAGAGCATTTTTTTAGCAACTTTACCACTGATATCAAAAGATTCTATAGTGCTGCTGAGCATATGAAGCCTCAGGAGCTAGAAAATTTGAAAGAATTAATTAAAACTCGTCATCCAAAGTGTATTTTTATGAGCTCTAAGCAAGATGCAAGTAAGCTGAGCGAGTATCTTAAAAATCAAACCCGCGTTGTTAGTTTAGATACTGAATCATGGGAAACGCAGCCTCCTTATGATAAGGTTTTAGAGCAAAAAATGATTAATATGATTAACGCTGCTGCTAGTTGTCTATAG